A DNA window from Halomonas zincidurans B6 contains the following coding sequences:
- a CDS encoding aromatic ring-hydroxylating oxygenase subunit alpha — protein sequence MDLIARSQLEDPLVAAREATADMLSNRARNFSLPQPFYNDARLFALDMQEIFEKEWLFAGMTCEIPAKGNFMTLDIGDNPVIVVRGAEGKVHAFHNVCRHRGSRLCVKDKGKVAKLVCGYHQWTYELDGRLLFAGSDMGGDFDLASYGLKPVNVRTAGGFMFINLADEPPAIDDFLVTLEHYLEPYQMEHVKVAAESSIVEQANWKLVVENNRECYHCNGAHPELLNSLQEFDDTDDPRATPAYKALVARKQTDWDFDHVPWQLKRFGKRNRLTRTPLLDGTVSMTLDGQPGCKKLMGRLTNPDMGSLRILHLPNSWNHFMGDHAVVFRVLPLGPQQTVVTTKWLVHKDAVAGVDYDPEQLRRVWDATNDQDRRLAEENQRGINSLAYQPGPYSQTYEFGVIDFIDWYSERMLSNLGHEVPSLHLAQG from the coding sequence ATGGACCTGATTGCCCGTTCCCAGTTGGAGGATCCCCTGGTCGCCGCGCGTGAGGCGACCGCCGACATGCTCAGCAACCGAGCACGCAACTTCTCGTTGCCCCAGCCGTTCTACAACGATGCGCGGCTGTTCGCGCTCGACATGCAGGAGATCTTCGAAAAGGAGTGGCTGTTTGCCGGCATGACCTGCGAGATCCCCGCCAAGGGCAACTTCATGACCCTGGACATCGGCGACAACCCGGTGATCGTGGTGCGCGGCGCCGAGGGCAAGGTGCATGCCTTCCATAACGTCTGCCGCCACCGCGGCTCGCGGCTGTGCGTGAAGGACAAGGGCAAGGTGGCCAAGCTGGTGTGCGGCTATCACCAGTGGACCTACGAACTCGATGGCCGGCTGCTGTTCGCCGGCAGCGACATGGGCGGCGACTTCGATCTCGCCAGCTACGGCTTGAAGCCGGTCAACGTCAGGACCGCCGGCGGCTTCATGTTCATCAACCTGGCCGACGAACCGCCGGCGATCGACGATTTCCTGGTCACGCTGGAGCACTATCTCGAGCCCTACCAGATGGAGCACGTCAAGGTCGCCGCGGAATCGAGCATCGTCGAGCAGGCCAACTGGAAGCTGGTGGTCGAGAACAACCGCGAGTGCTATCACTGCAACGGGGCTCATCCGGAACTGCTCAACTCGCTGCAGGAGTTCGACGACACCGACGATCCGCGCGCCACCCCGGCCTACAAGGCCCTGGTCGCACGCAAGCAGACCGACTGGGACTTTGATCACGTGCCCTGGCAGCTCAAGCGCTTCGGCAAGCGCAACCGCTTGACCCGCACGCCGCTGCTCGACGGCACCGTGTCGATGACCCTGGATGGCCAGCCGGGCTGCAAGAAACTGATGGGGCGCCTGACGAATCCGGACATGGGCTCGCTGCGCATCCTGCATCTGCCCAATTCCTGGAACCATTTCATGGGCGATCACGCCGTGGTGTTCCGGGTGCTGCCGCTGGGTCCGCAGCAGACCGTGGTCACCACCAAGTGGCTGGTGCACAAGGATGCCGTGGCAGGCGTCGATTACGACCCCGAACAGCTGCGCCGGGTGTGGGACGCCACCAACGACCAGGACCGGCGCCTGGCCGAGGAGAATCAGCGCGGCATCAATTCGCTGGCCTATCAGCCCGGCCCCTACTCGCAGACCTACGAATTCGGGGTCATCGACTTCATCGACTGGTACAGCGAGCGGATGCTGAGCAACCTCGGCCATGAGGTGCCCTCCCTGCACCTGGCGCAAGGCTGA
- a CDS encoding hybrid-cluster NAD(P)-dependent oxidoreductase, protein MTMNFFNPVTTQTWTNGRHNVRCVKVIQETWDVRTFCFMAEQPVLFFFKPGQFVTLELEIEGEQIMRSYTISSSPSIPYSFSISVKRMPGGKVSSWLHDNMKVGDELAVHGPVGNFNVMDFPADKVLFLSGGVGITPLMSMTRWFFDTNANVDVEFIHSARAPRDVIYHRELVHMFSRIPAFKLHVVCENKDDIGEAWAGYRGYLTQPMLELMAPDYLEREIFCCGPTPYMNAVKRILRDNGFDMSHYHEESFGATPVEVQEEVLELAEQAEAAAEEVDYADLLCVEFASSGKSVRIQPSETVHAAASKLGLHIPKACGMGICGTCRVGLKSGEVEMDHNGGITDEDIEEGYILSCCSRPKGNLVVDF, encoded by the coding sequence ATGACAATGAACTTCTTCAACCCGGTCACTACCCAGACCTGGACCAACGGCCGTCACAACGTCCGCTGCGTCAAGGTGATTCAGGAAACCTGGGATGTGCGCACCTTTTGCTTCATGGCCGAACAGCCGGTGCTGTTCTTCTTCAAGCCGGGACAGTTCGTCACCCTGGAGCTGGAGATCGAGGGCGAGCAGATCATGCGCTCCTATACCATCTCCAGTTCGCCGTCGATTCCCTACAGCTTTTCGATTTCCGTCAAGCGCATGCCGGGCGGCAAGGTCTCCAGCTGGCTGCACGACAACATGAAGGTCGGCGACGAGCTGGCGGTGCACGGCCCGGTGGGCAACTTCAACGTGATGGACTTTCCCGCCGACAAGGTGCTGTTCCTGTCCGGCGGGGTGGGCATCACGCCGCTGATGTCGATGACGCGCTGGTTCTTCGACACCAATGCCAACGTCGACGTCGAGTTCATCCACAGTGCACGGGCACCGCGCGATGTCATCTACCACCGCGAGCTGGTACACATGTTCTCGCGGATCCCCGCGTTCAAGCTGCACGTGGTGTGCGAGAACAAGGACGACATCGGCGAGGCCTGGGCCGGCTATCGCGGCTACCTGACCCAGCCGATGCTGGAGCTGATGGCCCCGGACTACCTCGAACGCGAGATCTTCTGCTGCGGCCCCACGCCGTACATGAACGCAGTCAAGCGCATCCTGCGCGATAACGGCTTCGACATGAGCCACTATCACGAGGAGTCGTTCGGCGCCACGCCGGTCGAGGTCCAGGAGGAGGTGCTGGAGCTCGCCGAGCAGGCCGAGGCCGCCGCCGAGGAAGTCGATTACGCGGATCTGCTGTGTGTCGAATTTGCCAGCTCGGGAAAGAGCGTGCGTATCCAGCCTAGCGAAACGGTTCATGCGGCTGCATCGAAACTCGGCCTGCACATCCCCAAGGCATGCGGCATGGGAATCTGCGGTACCTGCCGCGTCGGGCTCAAGTCCGGAGAGGTGGAGATGGATCACAACGGCGGGATCACCGACGAGGATATCGAAGAGGGGTATATCCTGTCCTGCTGCAGCCGACCCAAGGGCAACCTGGTCGTCGACTTCTAG
- the fdhA gene encoding formaldehyde dehydrogenase, glutathione-independent produces MSDNRGVVYIGPGNVEVQDIAYPRMEAPNGRAIEHGVILKVVSTNICGSDQHMVRGRTTAPSGMVLGHEITGEVIEKGKDVEFLDIGDLVSVPFNVACGRCRTCKEGHTGVCLHVNDDRAGGAYGYVDMGGWVGGQARYVMVPYADFNLLKFPDRDQAMANIRDLTMLSDILPTGFHGALNAKVGVGSTVYVAGAGPVGLAAAASARLLGAAVVMIGDFNQQRLEHARKMGFEPVDLGKHDRLGEMIAAIVGEPQVDSAIDAVGFEAVGHGGKEQPAVVLNQMMEVTREAGSIGIPGLYVTEDPGATEQAAQTGNLSLRFGLGWAKAHSFHTGQTPVVQYNRQLMQAILHGRLNIAEIVNAQVISLEDAPQGYQQFDSGAASKFVLDPHGLLGAA; encoded by the coding sequence ATGTCGGACAATCGCGGTGTCGTTTATATCGGTCCGGGCAACGTCGAAGTGCAGGATATTGCCTACCCCCGGATGGAAGCGCCCAATGGCCGCGCCATCGAGCATGGGGTCATTCTGAAAGTCGTCTCCACCAATATCTGCGGCTCGGACCAGCACATGGTGCGGGGCCGAACCACAGCGCCGTCCGGCATGGTGCTGGGTCACGAGATCACCGGCGAGGTGATCGAAAAGGGCAAGGACGTCGAGTTTCTCGATATCGGCGACCTCGTCTCGGTGCCCTTCAATGTCGCCTGCGGGCGCTGCCGTACCTGCAAGGAAGGGCATACCGGCGTCTGCCTGCACGTCAACGACGATCGGGCCGGCGGTGCCTACGGCTATGTCGACATGGGCGGCTGGGTGGGCGGCCAGGCGCGCTATGTCATGGTGCCGTACGCCGACTTCAATCTGCTCAAGTTTCCCGATCGCGACCAGGCCATGGCCAATATTCGCGATCTGACCATGTTGAGCGACATCCTGCCGACCGGCTTCCACGGCGCATTGAACGCCAAGGTCGGCGTCGGCTCGACGGTGTATGTGGCAGGCGCCGGGCCGGTGGGCCTGGCGGCAGCGGCCTCGGCACGCCTGCTGGGCGCCGCCGTGGTGATGATCGGCGACTTCAACCAGCAGCGCCTGGAACATGCCCGCAAGATGGGCTTCGAGCCGGTGGATCTTGGCAAGCACGACCGGCTGGGCGAGATGATCGCGGCGATCGTCGGCGAGCCCCAGGTGGACAGCGCCATCGACGCGGTCGGCTTCGAGGCGGTGGGTCATGGCGGCAAGGAGCAGCCCGCCGTGGTGCTCAACCAGATGATGGAGGTGACCCGCGAAGCCGGTTCGATCGGTATTCCCGGGTTGTACGTCACCGAAGATCCCGGCGCGACGGAGCAGGCGGCCCAGACCGGCAACCTGAGCCTGCGCTTCGGCCTGGGCTGGGCCAAGGCTCACTCCTTCCACACCGGGCAGACGCCGGTGGTGCAGTACAACCGTCAGCTGATGCAGGCGATCCTGCATGGCAGGCTCAACATCGCCGAGATCGTCAACGCCCAGGTCATTTCACTGGAAGACGCACCGCAGGGTTACCAGCAATTCGATTCCGGTGCGGCCAGCAAGTTCGTGCTCGATCCGCACGGGCTGCTGGGCGCGGCGTAA
- a CDS encoding M24 family metallopeptidase encodes MQLPSIIEISNGEKVTSTFSGAEMRGRLDKLRSYMADNGVDAVVMTSYHNINYFTDFVYCKFGRDYGLVITQDTFTTVTANIDGGQPYRRTRLGDNIVYTDWQKDNFFKAIKQLCEGSKRVGIEYDHVTLQNQQKLKDALGGVEFVDIGVPTMRMRMVKSVEEIALIRQGARIADVGGVAVRDAIHAGVPEYEVSLAGQAAMVREIAKTYPNSELMDTWVWFQSGINTDGAHNPVTSRRVQPGDILSLNTFPMISGYYTALERTLFLGHASDEHLRLWEVNCEVHRRGQELIKPGVRCCDIAHELNEIFAKHDLLKYRTFGYGHSFGTLSHYYGREAGLELREDVETVLEPNMVISMEPMIMVPEGQPGAGGYREHDILVVNEHSAENITGFPYGPEHNIVK; translated from the coding sequence ATGCAGCTTCCATCCATCATTGAAATCTCTAACGGGGAAAAAGTAACATCAACTTTTTCGGGTGCCGAAATGCGCGGTCGCCTCGATAAGTTGAGAAGCTATATGGCGGACAACGGTGTCGATGCCGTGGTTATGACTTCCTATCACAACATCAACTACTTCACCGATTTCGTCTACTGCAAGTTCGGCCGCGACTACGGCCTGGTCATCACCCAGGACACCTTCACCACGGTGACCGCCAACATCGACGGCGGTCAGCCCTATCGTCGCACCCGCCTGGGTGACAACATCGTCTACACCGACTGGCAGAAGGACAACTTCTTCAAGGCCATCAAGCAGCTGTGCGAAGGCAGCAAGCGCGTGGGCATCGAGTACGACCACGTCACCCTGCAGAACCAGCAGAAGCTCAAGGATGCCCTGGGTGGCGTCGAGTTTGTCGACATCGGCGTGCCCACCATGCGGATGCGCATGGTCAAGTCGGTCGAGGAGATCGCGCTGATTCGCCAGGGTGCTCGGATCGCCGACGTGGGCGGCGTGGCTGTGCGCGATGCCATCCATGCCGGTGTGCCGGAGTACGAGGTGTCGCTGGCCGGTCAGGCCGCCATGGTGCGCGAGATCGCCAAGACCTACCCCAACAGCGAGCTGATGGATACCTGGGTGTGGTTCCAGTCCGGTATCAACACCGACGGCGCCCATAACCCGGTGACCAGCCGCCGTGTGCAGCCCGGCGATATCCTCAGCCTGAACACCTTCCCGATGATCTCCGGCTACTACACGGCCCTGGAGCGCACCCTGTTCCTCGGCCATGCCTCCGATGAGCATCTGCGCCTGTGGGAGGTGAACTGCGAGGTTCACCGCCGCGGCCAGGAACTGATCAAGCCCGGCGTGCGTTGCTGCGACATTGCCCATGAGCTCAACGAGATCTTCGCCAAACACGACCTGCTCAAGTACCGCACCTTCGGTTACGGCCATTCCTTCGGGACGCTGAGCCATTACTACGGTCGCGAGGCGGGCCTGGAGCTGCGCGAGGATGTCGAGACCGTGCTCGAACCCAACATGGTCATCTCCATGGAGCCGATGATCATGGTGCCGGAAGGCCAGCCGGGTGCCGGCGGCTACCGCGAGCACGATATTCTGGTGGTCAACGAGCATAGTGCCGAGAATATCACCGGCTTCCCGTATGGCCCGGAGCACAACATCGTGAAATAA
- a CDS encoding BCCT family transporter codes for MILHSGPFRGINPWVTVISLLIVTAFILFSILVPDAFLRLINLGRTYITLYLNWWYVGLAASFLAFLTYLAFSKHGNIKLGAPGDKPEFSYFAWFAMLYAAGQGIGIIFWSIAEPVMHFSGGTPFSEAVGNAEAATVAMRLAYFHWGFNAWAIYCIVALGLALMAYRYNKPLSIRYTLYPLLGEKVNGWIGNLIDVIAIFATLFGIATSLGLGVQQINAGINFLWEVPVTVQVQVVLIAIISVLALISVMTGLKRGIKYLSIANMYLTFVVLAFFFLFGPTRYIITNMFDSFGDYLFNLIPLNFYAGSTELARNQGGSWQDVWQGWWTIFYWGWWISWSPFVGVFIARVSRGRTIREFIFGVIGVSGLLSFVWISAYGGSALYVELFGDGGISEAVSGNVSLALFATFQAIDPGVVGMIIGFIGAVLVSTYFITSSDSGTLVITTILSEGEPHPLRRHRVTWGVIQGVVAAVLLVAGGTAALTSLQTGAILAALPFSIIMALIAISINKALNDEYYAREHAMVAVKDPV; via the coding sequence ATGATCCTGCATTCTGGGCCCTTCAGGGGCATCAATCCTTGGGTGACGGTGATATCGCTACTCATTGTCACTGCCTTCATCCTCTTCTCCATTCTCGTACCCGACGCCTTTCTGCGCCTAATCAACCTCGGGCGAACCTACATCACTCTCTATCTCAACTGGTGGTACGTGGGTCTTGCCGCGTCTTTCCTGGCTTTTTTGACGTACCTTGCCTTCAGCAAGCACGGCAATATCAAGCTTGGTGCCCCTGGCGACAAGCCGGAGTTCAGCTATTTCGCCTGGTTCGCCATGCTCTACGCGGCAGGACAAGGCATCGGCATCATTTTCTGGTCGATTGCCGAGCCGGTGATGCATTTCTCGGGGGGAACGCCGTTTTCCGAGGCGGTGGGCAATGCCGAGGCAGCCACGGTGGCGATGCGACTCGCTTACTTCCACTGGGGCTTCAACGCCTGGGCGATTTACTGCATCGTGGCCCTGGGCCTGGCGCTGATGGCCTATCGCTATAATAAACCTCTGAGTATTCGCTATACCCTCTATCCCTTGCTGGGCGAGAAGGTCAACGGCTGGATCGGCAATCTCATCGACGTGATCGCCATCTTCGCCACCCTGTTCGGCATCGCCACGTCCCTGGGGCTGGGCGTTCAGCAGATCAACGCGGGCATCAACTTTCTGTGGGAGGTTCCAGTAACGGTCCAGGTTCAGGTGGTGCTGATTGCGATCATCTCCGTACTGGCCTTGATTTCGGTCATGACGGGGCTCAAGCGCGGCATCAAGTACCTCTCTATTGCCAACATGTATCTGACCTTCGTGGTGCTGGCTTTCTTCTTCCTCTTCGGGCCGACCCGCTACATCATCACCAACATGTTCGATTCCTTCGGTGACTACCTGTTTAACCTGATACCGCTCAACTTCTATGCTGGTTCCACGGAGCTGGCCAGGAACCAAGGTGGTAGCTGGCAGGATGTCTGGCAGGGCTGGTGGACCATTTTCTATTGGGGCTGGTGGATATCCTGGTCTCCCTTCGTCGGTGTGTTTATCGCTCGTGTCTCCAGGGGCCGGACCATTCGCGAGTTTATCTTCGGTGTCATCGGCGTATCGGGCCTGCTTTCCTTCGTGTGGATATCTGCCTATGGTGGCTCGGCGCTGTACGTCGAACTGTTCGGCGACGGCGGTATTTCCGAAGCCGTCAGCGGTAATGTTTCGTTGGCCTTATTCGCCACATTTCAGGCGATTGATCCGGGCGTGGTGGGCATGATCATCGGCTTCATCGGTGCCGTTCTGGTCTCGACCTACTTCATCACATCATCGGATTCCGGGACGCTCGTCATTACCACCATTCTCAGCGAAGGTGAGCCGCACCCCCTGAGACGCCACCGCGTGACCTGGGGGGTGATACAAGGGGTCGTCGCTGCCGTGCTGCTGGTAGCCGGCGGCACCGCGGCACTGACCTCGTTGCAGACAGGGGCGATACTCGCGGCCTTGCCTTTCTCGATCATCATGGCGCTGATCGCCATATCGATCAACAAGGCGCTGAATGATGAGTATTATGCCCGGGAGCATGCCATGGTGGCGGTAAAGGATCCGGTATAA
- a CDS encoding creatininase: MCNVKLENMDWISYREAIQDGRCRIILPVGAIEQHGPHMSLNPDVLIPSHIAEQVAQQCDDVLVAPAIAYGYKSQVKSGGGNFFPGTTCVSGSALEQYVYDVLMAYVNHGNREFVLINGHFENSMFLCEAADKLVKQCTLRGLEVRVYLLSYWDYISEETIAKVFPDGFTGWAVEHGGILETSIMLEIHPALVDMDRAVHVDPATFPPYDVFPADPSWVAESGTLSSPVKATAEKGRLILDECLKGIARQLRSA; this comes from the coding sequence ATGTGCAACGTGAAACTGGAAAATATGGACTGGATTTCCTATCGGGAAGCCATCCAGGACGGTCGTTGCAGGATCATCCTGCCGGTCGGGGCCATCGAGCAGCATGGCCCGCACATGTCCCTCAACCCGGACGTGCTGATTCCCAGCCATATCGCCGAGCAGGTGGCCCAGCAATGCGACGACGTGTTGGTGGCGCCGGCCATCGCCTACGGCTACAAGTCCCAGGTGAAGTCCGGCGGTGGCAATTTCTTTCCCGGCACCACCTGCGTTTCGGGGAGCGCCCTCGAGCAGTATGTCTACGATGTACTGATGGCCTATGTGAATCACGGCAACCGCGAGTTCGTTCTGATCAATGGCCATTTCGAGAATTCCATGTTCCTGTGCGAAGCCGCCGACAAGCTGGTCAAGCAGTGCACGCTACGTGGCCTGGAGGTCAGGGTCTATCTGCTTTCCTACTGGGATTACATCAGCGAAGAGACCATCGCCAAGGTATTCCCCGACGGCTTCACCGGCTGGGCCGTGGAACACGGTGGCATCCTGGAAACCTCGATCATGCTCGAGATTCACCCGGCACTTGTCGATATGGACAGGGCGGTGCATGTGGATCCGGCGACTTTCCCGCCTTACGACGTATTCCCCGCAGATCCGAGCTGGGTGGCCGAGAGCGGTACTCTGTCGTCGCCGGTGAAGGCTACGGCGGAAAAGGGCCGCCTGATACTCGATGAGTGTCTCAAGGGAATCGCCCGGCAACTGCGCAGCGCCTAG
- a CDS encoding LysR family transcriptional regulator has translation MDRYYKNTIYNQGYRALTSAGEFLGESQPAISLQVKKLESLLYTQVFLRGSSLETTEDGEYLYQASKQILEVNDCTASHLKGEHISGRARLGVTNDFELVFPPKAVRNLTRTYPDIMVEVDCDISKIIYQRFQKHQYDIGLIMEPERSREDRDSRDYRIDELAWIISIVEESLGLAAIATYVVPPHLSNVLEADSLPKLERSA, from the coding sequence ATCGACAGATATTATAAGAATACCATTTATAACCAAGGATATAGAGCATTAACCAGTGCTGGCGAATTTCTTGGGGAGTCACAGCCTGCCATTAGCCTCCAGGTCAAGAAGCTTGAGTCGCTTCTCTATACCCAAGTATTCCTGAGAGGATCCAGCCTTGAGACAACCGAAGATGGTGAATATCTCTATCAGGCATCCAAGCAGATACTCGAGGTCAATGACTGTACAGCTTCGCACTTAAAAGGGGAGCATATTTCCGGCCGTGCCAGACTGGGAGTCACAAATGATTTTGAGCTTGTCTTCCCGCCCAAGGCTGTTAGAAACCTTACGCGCACCTACCCGGATATCATGGTCGAGGTAGACTGCGATATCAGCAAGATTATCTATCAGCGCTTTCAGAAGCATCAATACGACATCGGCTTGATCATGGAGCCCGAAAGGTCTCGGGAGGATCGGGATAGCCGCGACTACCGCATAGATGAGTTGGCCTGGATCATCTCGATAGTAGAAGAAAGTCTCGGGTTGGCCGCCATAGCCACTTATGTCGTGCCACCTCATCTATCCAATGTGCTTGAAGCAGATAGCCTGCCAAAACTGGAGCGGTCAGCATAG
- a CDS encoding sodium:solute symporter family protein: MDSYKLFNWGLLFLTFGLMIYLGFLSSRMMKKGDEGGFLVAGRSLGAFVGASTIVATGFSGWGFMGSPGVTYQFGAIEVLGNFFFAPAMMIAVLYFARFLQRKAADMGSNTIPEYIAQIHGGGNMGRLVQGVAALITILLLLVFLTSQIKAVGLLGASWLGIDLTQSALLMVGVIILYTMLGGLAAVAWTDTVMVCGMSVAAVLIMVQIFGSVNLGEWEASLNAIDPELLNPATGGPYGDSVATVFLVLPYAFLFAAVLPFMAIRFLAFKPDVKLHKAGVYVAILGALLSLVPLVGLYVRAQVPDLADPDNAMPVYLEQFMPPALEGLITLFILFAMKSTANSLLHTVASATSHDLRLAIFSHAFKSAALVLWINRFAVVILGVVALLMMLYAPPFMLSWLGILGTGTLLASMIGPVFISTFWQGSAWGALVAMLTGFGTSGYMMLFADVGWLIGPLTGCVVSSVCYIGVSLVTKRVAFQRASI, translated from the coding sequence ATGGATTCCTACAAGCTATTCAACTGGGGACTTCTGTTTCTCACCTTCGGCCTGATGATCTACCTGGGCTTCCTTTCGTCCAGAATGATGAAGAAGGGCGATGAAGGAGGCTTTCTCGTCGCCGGGCGTTCGCTGGGCGCCTTCGTCGGCGCCAGTACCATCGTTGCTACCGGCTTCAGTGGCTGGGGGTTCATGGGCTCGCCAGGCGTGACCTATCAATTCGGGGCGATAGAGGTGCTCGGCAACTTCTTCTTCGCGCCGGCGATGATGATAGCGGTGCTGTATTTCGCGCGCTTCTTGCAGCGCAAGGCAGCGGACATGGGCAGCAACACGATTCCCGAGTATATCGCCCAGATTCATGGCGGCGGCAATATGGGCCGGCTTGTACAAGGGGTCGCGGCGCTCATCACCATCCTGCTGCTGCTGGTGTTCCTGACCAGCCAGATCAAGGCCGTCGGCCTGCTGGGCGCGAGCTGGCTGGGCATTGACCTGACCCAGAGCGCCCTGCTGATGGTCGGCGTTATCATCCTCTATACCATGCTGGGCGGCCTCGCTGCGGTGGCCTGGACCGATACCGTGATGGTCTGCGGCATGTCGGTTGCCGCTGTGCTCATAATGGTGCAGATCTTCGGCAGCGTGAACCTGGGGGAGTGGGAAGCCTCGCTCAATGCCATCGACCCGGAACTCCTGAATCCTGCCACCGGGGGGCCCTATGGCGATAGCGTGGCGACAGTATTCCTGGTGCTGCCCTATGCCTTCCTGTTTGCCGCGGTGCTGCCGTTCATGGCTATACGCTTCCTGGCCTTCAAACCGGACGTCAAGCTGCACAAGGCGGGTGTCTATGTGGCGATTCTGGGGGCTTTACTCAGCCTGGTGCCGCTGGTTGGCCTCTATGTCAGGGCCCAGGTGCCCGACCTGGCGGACCCGGATAATGCCATGCCGGTGTATCTGGAGCAGTTCATGCCGCCGGCGCTGGAAGGGCTGATAACACTGTTCATCCTGTTCGCCATGAAGTCTACCGCCAACTCACTGCTGCACACCGTGGCCTCGGCGACCTCTCATGACCTGCGCCTGGCGATTTTCAGCCACGCCTTCAAGAGCGCCGCGCTGGTGCTGTGGATCAACCGCTTCGCGGTGGTCATCCTGGGCGTGGTTGCGCTTTTGATGATGCTCTATGCACCGCCCTTCATGCTTTCGTGGCTGGGTATCCTGGGCACCGGCACCCTGCTGGCCAGTATGATCGGACCGGTGTTCATCTCCACCTTCTGGCAGGGCTCGGCCTGGGGCGCGCTGGTCGCCATGCTGACCGGCTTCGGCACCAGCGGCTACATGATGCTGTTCGCCGATGTGGGCTGGCTGATCGGGCCGCTGACCGGCTGTGTGGTGTCTTCGGTTTGCTACATCGGTGTTTCGTTGGTGACCAAACGCGTCGCCTTTCAGAGAGCATCGATATAA
- a CDS encoding LysR family transcriptional regulator → MTNIPTDLLRTFITIKDLGGFTSAGELLGRSQPAISLQVKKLEEILNTKIFLRGSSLELTEDGEYLYQAARQILEINDQIIAKVRGENVSGKVRLGIPNDFELAFLPKALRNLSRVYPNILIEVDCEISKVILQRYQKGHYDIALAMEREKESESRDSRDYRLEHLEWVYKEGHLANYDDDPVPLIAYPQGCIYRSIMEGALRAQEYSYRFMYTSTSLLGIFSAVEEGLGITAMASSVIPDHLKHVGSTVNLPSLEQVCIGLHYKEPELNVASRHVLDFLRSGIANL, encoded by the coding sequence ATGACAAATATACCTACAGACTTGTTGAGAACGTTCATCACGATCAAGGACCTGGGCGGTTTTACCAGTGCCGGTGAGTTGCTTGGCCGGTCCCAGCCAGCCATCAGTCTTCAGGTCAAGAAGCTGGAGGAGATCCTCAATACCAAGATCTTTCTCAGGGGCTCCAGTCTGGAATTGACCGAGGATGGAGAATATCTTTACCAAGCAGCCAGACAGATCCTGGAGATCAATGACCAGATCATCGCCAAGGTAAGAGGTGAAAATGTCTCGGGAAAAGTCCGTCTCGGCATACCCAACGACTTCGAGCTGGCATTTCTCCCCAAGGCGTTGAGAAATCTTTCAAGAGTCTACCCCAACATCCTCATCGAGGTGGACTGTGAGATCAGCAAGGTGATCCTTCAGCGCTATCAGAAAGGACACTACGATATCGCCCTGGCCATGGAGCGAGAGAAGGAGAGCGAGAGCAGGGATTCACGAGACTACCGCCTGGAGCATCTCGAGTGGGTCTACAAGGAAGGCCATTTGGCCAACTACGATGATGATCCGGTTCCTCTAATCGCCTATCCACAGGGATGCATCTATCGATCGATCATGGAAGGGGCGCTGCGGGCCCAGGAATACTCCTATCGTTTCATGTATACCAGCACCAGTCTGCTCGGTATTTTTTCGGCAGTGGAGGAAGGGCTCGGCATCACCGCCATGGCTAGCTCCGTCATACCTGACCACCTCAAGCATGTAGGGAGCACCGTGAACCTTCCTTCCCTTGAGCAAGTTTGCATCGGGCTTCACTACAAGGAACCCGAACTAAACGTAGCCTCAAGACATGTATTGGATTTTCTGAGATCGGGGATTGCCAACCTGTGA